In a single window of the Streptomyces sp. NBC_00353 genome:
- a CDS encoding aspartate aminotransferase family protein, whose amino-acid sequence MKDGGPKGFDLAQLLAERGAERYELHTKYLNHQLPRMLHTIGFDNVYERAEGAYFWDADGNDYLDMLAGFGVMGLGRHHPVVRKALHDVLDASLADLTRFDCQPLPGLLAEKLLSHSPHLDRVFFGNSGTEAVETALKFARYATGKTRVLYCTHAFHGLTTGSLSVNGESGFRDGFAPLLPDTAIELGDLDALLRELERGDVAALVVEPIQGKGVHEAPPGFLRAAQELLHRHKALLIADEVQTGLGRTGDFYAYEHEEGVEPDLVCVAKALSGGYVPVGATLGKDWIFRRVYSSMDRVLVHSASFGSNAQAMAAGLAVLAVMEDEETVANARRTGDLLRERLAALIGRYEMLHEVRGRGLMIGIEFGRPSSLKLRSRWTVLQAARKGLFAQMVVVPLLQKHRILTQVSGDHLEVIKLIPPLVIGEPEVDRFVTAFTAVMDDAHSGGGLMWDFGRTLVKQAVANR is encoded by the coding sequence ATGAAGGACGGCGGCCCCAAGGGTTTCGATCTGGCGCAACTCCTCGCGGAGCGCGGCGCCGAACGCTATGAGCTGCACACGAAATACCTCAACCACCAGCTGCCGCGGATGCTGCACACCATCGGCTTCGACAACGTCTACGAGCGGGCCGAGGGCGCGTACTTCTGGGACGCGGACGGCAACGACTACCTCGACATGCTCGCCGGCTTCGGCGTGATGGGGCTGGGCCGCCACCACCCCGTCGTCCGCAAGGCACTGCACGACGTCCTGGATGCCTCGCTCGCCGACCTCACCCGCTTCGACTGCCAGCCGCTGCCCGGACTGCTGGCCGAGAAGCTGCTCTCGCACAGCCCGCACCTGGACCGGGTCTTCTTCGGCAACAGCGGCACCGAAGCCGTCGAGACCGCGCTGAAGTTCGCCCGGTACGCCACCGGGAAGACGCGCGTGCTCTACTGCACCCACGCCTTCCACGGCCTGACGACCGGCTCGCTCTCGGTCAACGGCGAGTCCGGCTTCCGGGACGGCTTCGCACCGCTGCTGCCCGACACCGCCATCGAACTCGGCGACCTCGACGCGCTGCTGCGTGAACTCGAACGAGGCGATGTGGCGGCGCTCGTCGTCGAGCCGATCCAGGGCAAGGGCGTCCACGAGGCGCCGCCCGGCTTCCTGCGCGCCGCGCAGGAGCTGCTGCACCGGCACAAGGCACTGCTCATCGCCGACGAGGTGCAGACCGGCCTCGGCAGGACCGGTGACTTCTACGCGTACGAGCACGAGGAAGGTGTCGAACCCGATCTGGTCTGTGTCGCCAAGGCACTCTCCGGCGGCTATGTGCCGGTGGGAGCGACCCTCGGGAAGGACTGGATCTTCAGACGCGTCTACTCGTCGATGGACCGGGTTCTGGTCCACTCGGCGAGCTTCGGCTCCAACGCCCAGGCGATGGCGGCGGGGCTCGCGGTCCTCGCGGTGATGGAGGACGAGGAGACCGTCGCCAACGCCCGCCGCACCGGCGATCTGCTGCGCGAGCGGCTCGCCGCGCTCATCGGGCGGTACGAGATGCTGCACGAGGTCCGTGGCCGCGGGCTGATGATCGGCATCGAGTTCGGCCGGCCGTCCTCGCTGAAGCTGCGCAGCCGCTGGACCGTGCTCCAGGCGGCCCGCAAGGGTCTCTTCGCGCAGATGGTGGTCGTACCGCTGCTGCAGAAGCACCGGATCCTCACCCAGGTCTCCGGTGACCATCTGGAAGTGATCAAGCTGATTCCGCCGCTGGTCATCGGTGAGCCGGAGGTGGACCGGTTCGTGACCGCGTTCACGGCGGTGATGGACGACGCGCACAGTGGCGGCGGGCTGATGTGGGACTTCGGCAGGACACTGGTCAAGCAGGCGGTCGCCAACCGCTGA
- a CDS encoding SGNH/GDSL hydrolase family protein has protein sequence MADDSRKNQRGVNNRHGAIGSYAAIGDSFTEGVGDPGPDGTFVGWADRFAVLLADQLPDLDAATNTDGSAGSAHGNFRYANLAVRGRLLDQIVEEQVPRAKELAPDLVSFCAGGNDIIRPGTDPDDVAERFERAVADLTRSVGTVMVTTGFDTRGVPVLRHLRGKIATYTAHVRSIADRYDCPVLDLWSLRSVQDRRAWDDDRLHLSPEGHTRVALRAAQVLGLDVPADPDQEWPPQAQRGTLEVRRDDIHWAREYLVPWIGRRLRGESSGDHVEAKRPDLLPL, from the coding sequence GTGGCAGACGATTCGAGAAAAAATCAACGTGGCGTCAACAACCGACATGGCGCCATCGGGTCGTACGCAGCGATTGGCGACAGCTTCACCGAGGGGGTCGGTGACCCCGGCCCGGACGGAACCTTCGTCGGCTGGGCAGACCGTTTCGCTGTACTCCTCGCGGACCAGCTCCCCGACCTCGATGCAGCGACGAACACCGATGGTTCCGCCGGTTCGGCTCACGGGAATTTCCGGTACGCCAATCTCGCCGTACGCGGACGCCTCCTCGACCAGATAGTCGAGGAGCAGGTGCCGCGCGCCAAGGAGCTCGCCCCCGACCTGGTGAGCTTCTGCGCGGGCGGCAACGACATCATCCGGCCCGGCACCGACCCCGACGACGTGGCCGAGCGCTTCGAGCGCGCGGTCGCCGACCTGACCCGGTCGGTCGGCACCGTCATGGTCACGACCGGCTTCGACACCCGGGGCGTTCCCGTGCTGCGCCACCTGCGCGGCAAGATCGCCACCTACACCGCCCATGTGCGGTCCATCGCCGACCGCTACGACTGCCCGGTCCTCGACCTGTGGTCACTGCGGTCCGTGCAGGACAGGCGCGCCTGGGACGACGACCGGCTCCATCTGTCGCCCGAGGGACACACCCGGGTCGCGCTGCGCGCCGCCCAGGTCCTCGGCCTCGACGTGCCGGCCGACCCCGACCAGGAGTGGCCGCCGCAGGCGCAGCGCGGCACGCTCGAGGTGCGGCGCGACGACATCCACTGGGCGCGCGAATATCTGGTGCCGTGGATCGGGCGGCGGCTGCGCGGCGAGTCCTCCGGTGACCACGTCGAGGCGAAGCGGCCCGACCTGCTGCCGCTGTAA
- a CDS encoding alpha-galactosidase — protein sequence MIETGETGRTWLLTGATGSYALHLTDRDELLHLHWGPRITLAVAEALAASPDLPFRGFESQLDGREEYPVEGGPRFVRPALSVRTPEVRGTEWVYAEASVEGDELRIAFSDSVQQLALALHYRMRDDSDVIERWATVSHAGPDGPPLELLRADAATWALPARDGWRLSHLHGRWAAETQLVRSELTYGEKVLSSRRGHTGHQFLPWVALDADGAATEEHGEVYGCALAWSGSWRIAVQQLPDGLVQITGGAGYDDSGLLRLAPGETYTTPVFAGLWSAEGFGGASRAWHAWQLAHVVPDAESLRPVLYNSWEATGFDIAEDQQRALAVRAAAMGVELFVVDDAWFGQRTSDRAGLGDWTPNPERFPGGLKPLADEVHTLGMQFGIWVEPEMVNADSDLYRAHPDWVQHFPGRTRTEFRNQLVLNLARTDVQNYLWEQLDSLLSSAPIDYVKWDFNRCFTDAGWPGEEYSQKLWIEHVDALYALIDRLRAAHPGVAFESCSGGGGRIDLGILARTDQVWTSDNTDPLDRLAIQEGFGQIHPARVMAAWVTDSPNVQLNSRVSSLRFRFVSAMAGVLGVGGDLTEWSDEELAEARGWVNLYKEIRPVVQHGALYRLRAPRGGLSAVQYTHGDEAVVLMWLEAQRYGELPPALRLRGLDPTATYTCVDTGAVHHGSVLLHQGLHTGLRGDLDAKVLRLRRG from the coding sequence ATGATCGAGACTGGTGAGACAGGTCGGACCTGGCTGCTGACCGGGGCGACGGGTAGCTATGCGCTGCATCTCACGGACCGGGACGAACTGCTGCATCTGCACTGGGGGCCGCGGATCACCCTCGCGGTCGCCGAGGCCCTCGCCGCGTCACCGGACCTGCCCTTCCGGGGCTTCGAATCGCAGCTGGACGGCCGCGAGGAGTACCCGGTGGAGGGCGGCCCCCGGTTCGTCCGGCCCGCCCTCTCGGTACGCACCCCCGAGGTCCGCGGCACCGAATGGGTCTACGCCGAGGCGTCGGTGGAGGGCGACGAACTGCGCATCGCGTTCTCCGACTCCGTACAGCAGCTCGCGCTCGCACTGCACTACCGGATGCGGGACGACTCCGATGTGATCGAGCGCTGGGCCACCGTCAGCCACGCCGGACCCGACGGACCGCCGCTGGAGCTGCTGCGCGCCGACGCGGCCACCTGGGCGCTGCCCGCCCGCGACGGCTGGCGCCTCAGCCATCTGCACGGGCGGTGGGCGGCGGAGACGCAGCTCGTGCGGTCGGAGCTGACGTACGGCGAGAAGGTCCTCTCCAGCAGGCGCGGTCACACCGGGCACCAGTTTCTGCCCTGGGTCGCGCTCGACGCGGACGGAGCCGCCACCGAGGAGCACGGCGAGGTGTACGGCTGCGCGCTCGCCTGGTCCGGCTCGTGGCGGATCGCCGTGCAGCAGCTCCCCGACGGGCTCGTACAGATCACCGGCGGGGCCGGCTACGACGACTCGGGGCTGCTGCGGCTCGCACCGGGGGAGACGTACACCACACCGGTGTTCGCCGGACTGTGGAGCGCCGAAGGGTTCGGCGGGGCGAGCCGGGCCTGGCACGCCTGGCAGCTGGCCCACGTCGTTCCGGACGCCGAGAGCCTGCGCCCGGTGCTCTACAACTCCTGGGAGGCCACCGGCTTCGACATCGCGGAGGACCAGCAGCGCGCCCTGGCCGTGCGCGCCGCAGCAATGGGTGTCGAACTGTTCGTGGTGGACGACGCGTGGTTCGGGCAGCGCACCAGCGACCGGGCGGGACTCGGCGACTGGACCCCGAACCCCGAGCGCTTCCCCGGCGGGCTGAAGCCGCTCGCCGACGAAGTGCACACACTCGGCATGCAGTTCGGCATCTGGGTCGAACCGGAGATGGTGAACGCCGACAGCGACCTCTACCGCGCGCACCCGGACTGGGTGCAGCACTTTCCCGGGCGTACCCGCACGGAGTTCCGTAATCAGCTGGTGCTGAATCTGGCCCGGACCGATGTGCAGAACTATCTGTGGGAACAGCTCGACTCACTGCTCTCCAGCGCCCCGATCGACTATGTGAAATGGGACTTCAACCGGTGCTTCACCGATGCGGGCTGGCCGGGCGAGGAGTATTCGCAGAAGCTTTGGATCGAGCATGTGGATGCGCTGTACGCGCTGATCGACCGGCTGCGGGCCGCTCACCCCGGTGTCGCCTTCGAGTCCTGCTCGGGCGGCGGCGGCAGGATCGATCTGGGCATCCTCGCCCGCACCGACCAGGTGTGGACCTCCGACAACACCGACCCGCTGGACCGGCTCGCCATCCAGGAGGGCTTCGGGCAGATCCATCCGGCTCGTGTGATGGCCGCCTGGGTCACCGACAGCCCGAATGTCCAGCTCAACAGCAGGGTCAGCTCGCTGCGCTTCCGCTTCGTGAGCGCGATGGCCGGGGTGCTCGGGGTCGGCGGAGACCTCACCGAGTGGAGCGACGAGGAGCTGGCCGAGGCCCGGGGCTGGGTGAACCTGTACAAGGAGATCCGCCCGGTGGTGCAGCACGGGGCGCTGTACCGGCTGCGTGCGCCGCGCGGCGGGCTCAGCGCCGTGCAGTACACGCACGGTGACGAGGCCGTGGTGCTCATGTGGCTGGAGGCGCAGAGGTACGGGGAGCTGCCGCCGGCCCTGCGGCTGCGCGGGCTCGACCCCACGGCGACCTACACCTGTGTGGACACCGGGGCTGTCCATCACGGTTCCGTGCTGCTGCATCAGGGGCTGCACACCGGCCTGCGAGGGGACTTGGACGCGAAGGTGCTGAGGCTCCGCCGCGGATGA
- a CDS encoding M23 family metallopeptidase — protein MPISGKHRRPKSSTIARGVAAAGAGGAVIALPLLGATGAHAAVQAAPAAHSAAATHAAPAAPVAKKQAETRTYSVVAGDYLAKIAADNKVDGGWEKLYQDNREVIGGNPSLILPGMKLTLGGSAAATGATQAAPAPSKAPVTPKPAAPSAAQSSSSGYVAPVPGKHTTNYRASGANWSSGSHTGIDFPVATGTSVKAITSGTVVTAGWGGAYGNEVVVKHADGHYSQYGHLSALSVSVGKTVSAGQQIGLSGATGNVTGPHLHFEVRTGPAYGSDIDPVAFLASHGISV, from the coding sequence ATGCCCATATCGGGTAAGCACCGTCGTCCGAAGTCCAGCACCATCGCTCGTGGCGTTGCCGCCGCCGGAGCCGGCGGGGCCGTCATCGCCCTCCCGCTGCTCGGTGCCACCGGTGCCCACGCCGCAGTGCAGGCCGCCCCCGCCGCGCACTCGGCCGCCGCCACGCACGCCGCCCCGGCCGCCCCGGTCGCGAAGAAGCAGGCCGAGACCCGGACGTACTCCGTCGTCGCCGGCGACTACCTGGCGAAGATCGCCGCCGACAACAAGGTCGACGGCGGCTGGGAGAAGCTGTACCAGGACAACCGCGAGGTCATCGGCGGCAACCCGAGCCTGATCCTCCCGGGCATGAAGCTGACCCTCGGCGGCTCCGCCGCGGCCACCGGCGCCACGCAGGCCGCCCCGGCCCCGTCGAAGGCTCCGGTGACCCCCAAGCCCGCCGCCCCTTCGGCCGCCCAGAGCAGCAGCTCCGGCTACGTCGCCCCGGTCCCGGGCAAGCACACCACCAACTACCGTGCCTCCGGCGCCAACTGGTCCAGTGGTAGCCACACCGGCATCGACTTCCCGGTCGCCACCGGCACCAGCGTGAAGGCGATCACCTCCGGCACCGTCGTCACCGCCGGCTGGGGTGGCGCGTACGGCAACGAGGTCGTCGTCAAGCACGCCGACGGCCACTACTCGCAGTACGGCCACCTGTCCGCGCTCTCCGTCTCGGTGGGTAAGACCGTCTCTGCCGGCCAGCAGATCGGCCTCTCCGGTGCCACCGGCAACGTCACCGGCCCGCACCTCCACTTCGAGGTCCGCACCGGCCCCGCGTACGGCTCGGACATCGACCCGGTCGCCTTCCTGGCTTCGCACGGAATCTCCGTCTGA
- a CDS encoding XRE family transcriptional regulator — MNPPDGGVADELPGVAPRLRDLRRRRGLTLEGAAQRAGLSPAHLSRLETGRRQPSLPMLLGLARIYGTTVSELLGETPPERDAIVRAGSFEGAEADGWMYQQAGGSGRAMQALRVRVPYGAQGDLVRVHPGEEWLYVLAGRLRVSLGDTVHDLDPGDSAHFDSLIPHRIAAADRDGSELLFVHTLLQSPAAELCLGRGIHRR; from the coding sequence ATGAATCCTCCCGATGGAGGGGTGGCCGACGAGCTGCCCGGGGTCGCGCCACGCCTGCGCGATCTGCGCCGCCGCCGTGGTCTCACCCTCGAGGGCGCCGCGCAGCGCGCGGGGCTCTCCCCCGCCCATCTCTCCCGGCTCGAAACGGGCCGACGACAGCCCTCGCTGCCGATGCTCCTCGGACTTGCCAGGATCTACGGTACGACGGTCTCCGAGCTGCTCGGCGAGACTCCGCCGGAACGTGACGCGATCGTCCGCGCCGGCAGCTTCGAGGGCGCCGAGGCCGACGGCTGGATGTATCAGCAGGCCGGAGGCTCCGGCCGGGCGATGCAGGCGCTGCGCGTCCGCGTGCCGTACGGCGCGCAGGGCGATCTCGTACGCGTCCATCCGGGCGAGGAGTGGCTGTACGTCCTCGCCGGGCGGCTACGGGTGAGCCTCGGTGACACGGTGCACGATCTCGACCCCGGGGACAGTGCCCACTTCGACTCGCTCATCCCGCACCGGATCGCCGCCGCCGACCGCGACGGATCCGAGCTCCTCTTCGTCCACACCCTGCTCCAGAGTCCTGCCGCCGAGCTGTGCCTCGGCAGGGGCATCCACCGTCGCTGA
- a CDS encoding tyrosine-protein phosphatase, protein MTQQVPQIPSTEPELSGVRNFRDVGGLPTVDGRRVRHGRLFRSGHLAHATSEDAAFLGGLGLHTIFDFRNAADHKLDGLDVELPGVRNVSIPLSDPADGAEFWRMVRDGNIEQLRVLLADGKGAARMTASYRTIVRDRTAEHSRVLHALAEDSVPALMHCAAGKDRAGISIAVSLLAVGVEREAIEADYLKSNHPHRRYKVRRSDTSETGMSPEVMELLSPLFDARAEYLAQAFTTIEETWGSTDRYLAEGLKLTPQTLERLRGRLLDEA, encoded by the coding sequence GTGACGCAGCAGGTGCCGCAGATCCCGTCGACGGAACCCGAGCTGTCAGGCGTGCGCAACTTCCGCGACGTGGGCGGGCTGCCCACCGTCGACGGACGCCGGGTGCGGCACGGACGGCTCTTCCGCAGCGGTCACCTCGCACACGCCACCTCCGAGGACGCGGCGTTCCTCGGCGGTCTCGGGCTGCACACGATCTTCGACTTCCGGAATGCGGCCGACCACAAGCTCGACGGCCTGGACGTGGAGCTGCCAGGTGTACGGAATGTGAGCATCCCGCTCTCCGACCCGGCCGACGGCGCCGAGTTCTGGCGGATGGTCCGCGACGGCAACATCGAGCAGCTGCGCGTGCTCCTCGCCGACGGCAAGGGAGCGGCCCGGATGACCGCCTCGTACCGGACGATCGTCAGGGACCGCACCGCCGAGCACAGCCGGGTGCTGCACGCCCTGGCCGAGGACAGCGTCCCCGCGCTGATGCACTGCGCGGCGGGCAAGGACCGGGCCGGGATCTCGATCGCGGTGTCGCTGCTCGCCGTCGGGGTCGAGCGCGAGGCCATCGAGGCCGACTACCTCAAGTCCAACCACCCGCACCGCCGGTACAAGGTGCGCCGCAGCGACACCTCGGAGACCGGGATGTCGCCCGAGGTGATGGAGCTGCTCAGCCCGCTCTTCGACGCCCGCGCCGAATATCTCGCCCAGGCCTTCACCACCATCGAGGAGACCTGGGGCAGCACCGACCGCTATCTCGCCGAGGGGCTGAAACTCACTCCGCAGACGCTGGAGCGGCTGCGCGGACGGCTGCTCGACGAGGCGTAG
- a CDS encoding STM4012 family radical SAM protein translates to MLTSQPTIRPYQSYVYAYPHKTAYGRLDAHPAGRPALRELWAAERKDALSLYLHIPFCEVRCGFCNLFTRIGAPDELTTRYLDALERQATAVRDALGDESPVRFAAAAFGGGTPTFLTAAELERLCDIAEQRMGADLRSVPLSVETSPSTATADRLAVLADRGTTRISIGVQSFVDAEARAAVRPQHRADVEAALGRIRDVRIPVLNIDLIYGIDGQTEDSWRTSLDAALGWQPEQLYLYPLYVRPLTGLGRFGADVEAAADAAWDEQRLRLYRAGRDHLLAHGYEQVSMRMFRRADAPQEGPADYACQTDGMIGLGCGARSYTTRLHYSFDYAVEMREVRAIIDGYTATEDFSRAEVGRYVDGDEARRRHLLQSLLQARGLQPADYRERFGTLPGDDFRVELDRFEARGWLDGAADAAGLLRLSPEGLAHSDALGPELFSPAVRAAMAAYELK, encoded by the coding sequence ATGCTGACGAGTCAGCCGACCATCCGTCCGTACCAGAGCTATGTCTACGCCTATCCGCACAAGACGGCGTACGGAAGGCTCGACGCACACCCCGCCGGGCGGCCCGCACTGCGCGAATTGTGGGCAGCGGAGCGCAAGGACGCGCTGTCGCTCTATCTCCACATACCGTTCTGCGAGGTCCGCTGCGGCTTCTGCAACCTCTTCACCAGAATCGGCGCTCCCGATGAACTGACGACCCGCTACCTCGACGCGCTGGAGCGACAGGCCACCGCCGTCCGGGACGCGCTGGGGGACGAGTCGCCGGTACGGTTCGCCGCGGCGGCGTTCGGCGGCGGCACCCCCACCTTTCTGACCGCCGCGGAACTGGAGCGGCTCTGCGACATCGCGGAGCAGCGGATGGGTGCCGACCTGCGCTCGGTACCGCTGTCGGTCGAGACGTCGCCGTCGACCGCGACGGCCGACCGGCTGGCCGTTCTCGCCGACCGCGGGACGACCAGGATCAGCATCGGCGTACAGAGCTTCGTCGACGCGGAAGCCCGCGCGGCGGTCCGCCCGCAGCACCGCGCCGATGTGGAAGCCGCCCTCGGCCGGATCCGTGACGTGCGCATCCCGGTCCTCAACATCGACCTGATCTACGGCATCGACGGGCAGACGGAGGACAGCTGGCGCACCTCGCTGGACGCCGCGCTCGGCTGGCAGCCGGAGCAGCTCTATCTCTATCCGCTGTACGTGCGCCCGCTGACCGGTCTGGGCCGGTTCGGCGCCGACGTCGAGGCCGCGGCGGACGCGGCGTGGGACGAGCAGCGGCTGCGGCTGTACCGGGCGGGCCGGGACCATCTTCTCGCCCACGGCTACGAGCAGGTGTCGATGCGGATGTTCCGCCGCGCGGACGCCCCGCAGGAGGGCCCCGCCGACTACGCGTGCCAGACGGACGGCATGATCGGCCTGGGCTGCGGCGCCCGTTCGTACACCACACGGCTGCACTACTCGTTCGACTACGCGGTGGAGATGCGTGAGGTGCGGGCGATCATCGACGGCTACACCGCCACCGAGGACTTCTCACGCGCCGAAGTGGGCCGCTACGTCGACGGCGACGAGGCGCGCAGACGCCATCTCCTGCAGTCGCTGCTCCAGGCCCGGGGGCTGCAACCGGCCGACTACCGCGAGCGGTTCGGCACCTTGCCCGGTGACGACTTCCGCGTCGAGCTGGACCGGTTCGAGGCGCGCGGCTGGCTGGACGGCGCCGCCGACGCGGCCGGGCTGCTGCGGCTGTCGCCCGAGGGCCTCGCACACTCCGACGCCCTGGGTCCCGAGCTGTTCTCCCCCGCCGTACGGGCCGCGATGGCCGCGTACGAACTGAAGTGA
- a CDS encoding STM4011 family radical SAM protein: protein MDLTILYRGPLASCDYDCPYCPFAKRRDSPQQLRTDRAALERFTAWVAAPTGDRISVLFTPWGEGLVRSWYRRALVELAQLPHIGRVAIQTNLSGRTRWLAEAGGAARDKIALWCTYHPGQTPYDRFLAKCRELTGLGVRYSVGVVGLDEHLDEARRLRADLPGEVYLWVNAAEGRSYTDEEADRWTALDPLFPYSRDPHRSAGMPCRTGESVISVDGDGTVRRCHFVPAELGNLYDGSYRRALGPRACPLAVCDCHIGYVHLETLPLYDVFAGGVLERIPAGRAPEPAHRDQALLPLFPVAGRA from the coding sequence ATGGACCTGACGATCCTGTACCGCGGTCCACTGGCGTCGTGCGACTACGACTGCCCGTACTGCCCGTTCGCGAAGCGGCGCGACAGTCCGCAGCAGCTGCGTACGGACCGTGCCGCGCTGGAGCGGTTCACCGCGTGGGTGGCGGCGCCGACCGGCGACCGGATCTCGGTGCTGTTCACGCCATGGGGCGAGGGGCTGGTCCGCTCCTGGTACCGCCGGGCGCTGGTCGAACTCGCGCAGCTGCCGCACATCGGCCGGGTCGCGATCCAGACCAATCTCAGCGGCCGCACGCGGTGGCTGGCCGAGGCGGGTGGGGCCGCCCGCGACAAGATCGCGCTGTGGTGCACCTACCACCCGGGACAGACGCCGTACGACCGCTTCCTCGCCAAGTGCCGGGAGCTGACCGGCCTCGGTGTCCGGTACAGCGTCGGTGTCGTCGGTCTCGACGAGCATCTCGACGAGGCGCGGCGGCTCCGTGCCGACCTGCCCGGCGAGGTCTATCTCTGGGTCAACGCGGCCGAGGGGCGGAGCTACACGGACGAGGAGGCGGACCGCTGGACGGCCCTCGACCCCCTCTTCCCGTACAGCCGGGATCCGCATCGCTCGGCCGGAATGCCGTGCCGGACCGGCGAGTCGGTCATCTCGGTGGACGGGGACGGGACGGTCCGCCGCTGCCACTTCGTCCCGGCCGAGCTCGGCAATCTCTACGACGGCAGCTACCGGCGGGCGTTGGGCCCGCGGGCCTGTCCGCTCGCCGTGTGCGACTGCCACATCGGATATGTGCATCTGGAGACGCTGCCGCTGTACGACGTCTTCGCAGGCGGCGTACTGGAACGCATACCGGCCGGCCGGGCGCCCGAACCGGCGCACCGGGATCAAGCGTTGCTGCCGTTGTTCCCGGTCGCCGGACGGGCCTGA
- a CDS encoding DUF6126 family protein, with amino-acid sequence MSDSENFDPLTPARSRKDGSQEGKFPRGVVIRLVAYLVAGHVFAAFLYLLFAVAGKG; translated from the coding sequence ATGTCCGATTCAGAGAACTTCGATCCGCTCACCCCGGCCAGGTCCAGGAAGGACGGATCGCAGGAGGGGAAATTTCCGCGCGGCGTGGTGATCCGGCTGGTCGCCTATCTCGTCGCCGGGCACGTCTTCGCGGCCTTCCTCTACCTGCTCTTCGCGGTGGCAGGCAAGGGCTGA